Proteins encoded together in one uncultured Sphaerochaeta sp. window:
- a CDS encoding glycoside hydrolase family 2 TIM barrel-domain containing protein, protein MREKIDLRGQWQVFLDEEDRGLSEKWYEPASLVGKHAHPITLPGSLELAGIGSPITSKTEWVGSQFGSEFLRDPLYEPYRVDDAFRFPYWLQPETRFIGPAWYVKHITIPKHNNNSWQLVLERPHWETRVWVNGVFIGSCDSLSVPHRYDLPSLEDEEVVLVIRVDNRMIHEVGPNAHSISDQTQGPWNGIVGQLALLPVSSLSLGEVSVYSNTKRNAALCTVVMENHGEQEAEVALQIKRPGKDAVTLSKSVRPGTTTFHLELTEVPLWDEYAPNLEDVQVLLESGESVVDEKSFQIGLRSVEAKGKHIFVNGKQLFLRGTVECCVFPKTGHPPMEEEYWEYLFSQSKAYGLNHVRFHSWCPPEAAFSVADRMGFYLQVECPIWKNQGVAYDENKSFDDWLFTESDRIVAEYGNHPSFLFFASGNEPDGRDKEILGLWAATWNEKDARRLHTSASGWPALEENAYQVVPEPRLQAWGEGLDSRINAKAPETCSDYTAICEKYPGPVVTHEMGQWCVFPDFSEMKEYTGYLKPRNFEVFADILDRRGLSGQADQFLQASGFQQVLCYKEELEAALRTGNLAGVQLLALTDFPGQGTALEGVLNAFWQEKGYCSGEQFRRFCDDIVLLARLPRRYYIAGETLEAEIELANFGRNAIEQPKVTWSLNDEKGCQVQCGSLPTEQAVGRGLQSLATLSLSIPELVTAQKLTLSVTLEEPSKENSWNIWVFPKEMDLEPRDVLVTDCLDEKSRGALLDGKKVLLLSSGEPEVALGFSSVFWNTSWTGGQAPHTLGMVVDAEHPVFSEFPTEDHSDWQWWELVHGSSAMVLDDLPHELSPMVQPIDTWFRSHKLGLLFECMIGPGKLMVCSMDVSSDLERRIVARQMYHSILSYMQSDQFAPNCNLTLEEIASLARNEDK, encoded by the coding sequence ATGAGAGAAAAGATAGATCTACGTGGTCAGTGGCAGGTGTTTCTTGATGAAGAGGATAGGGGATTATCTGAGAAGTGGTATGAACCGGCTTCCTTGGTGGGCAAACATGCACACCCAATAACGCTTCCAGGAAGCCTTGAGCTAGCGGGTATTGGGAGCCCTATAACCAGCAAGACTGAATGGGTAGGTTCGCAGTTCGGTAGTGAGTTTTTACGAGACCCACTCTATGAGCCATATAGAGTGGATGATGCTTTTCGGTTCCCCTACTGGCTGCAACCGGAAACACGGTTTATCGGTCCGGCGTGGTATGTAAAACATATTACCATTCCAAAGCATAACAATAATTCCTGGCAGTTGGTACTCGAGCGTCCACACTGGGAGACTCGTGTATGGGTGAACGGAGTATTTATTGGGTCCTGTGACAGTCTGAGCGTTCCACACCGCTATGATCTTCCTTCACTGGAAGATGAGGAAGTAGTGTTGGTCATTCGGGTTGATAACCGGATGATACACGAGGTTGGACCCAACGCTCACAGCATTTCCGATCAGACCCAAGGACCGTGGAACGGGATTGTTGGGCAATTGGCACTGCTGCCTGTATCCTCTCTGTCTTTGGGGGAGGTCAGTGTATATTCGAATACAAAACGCAATGCTGCACTCTGTACGGTTGTTATGGAGAATCACGGAGAGCAGGAAGCTGAGGTTGCATTACAGATTAAGAGACCAGGGAAAGACGCTGTCACACTCAGTAAAAGTGTGAGGCCAGGAACAACTACTTTCCATCTGGAACTCACCGAGGTTCCTCTCTGGGATGAGTATGCACCGAACCTTGAGGATGTTCAGGTCCTGCTTGAGTCAGGGGAGAGTGTTGTTGATGAGAAGTCCTTCCAGATTGGCCTCAGAAGTGTAGAGGCCAAAGGAAAACATATATTTGTGAATGGGAAGCAGCTATTCCTCCGAGGGACGGTGGAGTGCTGTGTTTTTCCAAAGACCGGACATCCTCCTATGGAGGAGGAGTATTGGGAGTACCTCTTCTCCCAGAGCAAGGCATATGGGTTGAACCATGTCCGTTTCCACTCCTGGTGCCCACCTGAGGCAGCTTTCAGCGTTGCAGACCGTATGGGATTCTATTTACAGGTAGAGTGCCCGATCTGGAAGAACCAGGGAGTGGCGTATGATGAGAATAAGTCCTTTGATGATTGGCTCTTCACTGAATCTGATAGGATTGTAGCTGAGTACGGGAACCATCCCTCATTCCTCTTCTTTGCCAGTGGGAATGAGCCTGATGGCCGCGATAAGGAAATTCTGGGACTTTGGGCAGCTACATGGAATGAGAAGGATGCAAGAAGGCTGCATACCTCTGCATCTGGATGGCCTGCCTTGGAAGAGAATGCATACCAGGTAGTACCTGAGCCCCGCCTCCAAGCCTGGGGAGAGGGATTGGATTCCAGGATCAATGCAAAGGCACCTGAGACCTGTAGTGATTACACAGCTATTTGTGAAAAGTATCCTGGCCCTGTGGTGACCCATGAGATGGGACAGTGGTGTGTCTTTCCTGACTTCTCTGAGATGAAGGAGTATACAGGGTACCTGAAGCCACGCAACTTTGAGGTTTTTGCCGATATCCTTGACCGGCGTGGACTCTCTGGTCAAGCGGATCAATTCCTGCAAGCCTCGGGGTTCCAGCAAGTGCTTTGCTACAAGGAAGAGTTGGAAGCAGCGCTGAGGACTGGAAACCTTGCTGGGGTCCAGTTGTTGGCTCTCACTGACTTTCCTGGCCAGGGCACTGCCCTGGAAGGTGTGTTGAATGCTTTCTGGCAGGAGAAGGGCTACTGTAGTGGAGAGCAGTTCAGAAGGTTCTGTGATGATATCGTCTTACTTGCCAGACTTCCCAGGCGGTACTATATCGCAGGTGAAACACTGGAGGCAGAGATTGAGCTGGCAAACTTTGGTCGCAATGCAATCGAGCAACCGAAGGTAACCTGGAGTTTGAATGATGAAAAAGGATGTCAGGTACAATGTGGTTCTCTCCCAACTGAGCAGGCTGTAGGCAGGGGATTACAGTCCCTAGCAACCCTTTCTCTATCCATTCCCGAACTCGTTACTGCTCAGAAGCTAACTCTTTCTGTTACCTTGGAGGAGCCAAGTAAGGAAAACTCATGGAATATCTGGGTGTTCCCAAAAGAGATGGACCTTGAGCCAAGGGATGTGCTGGTAACGGATTGTTTGGATGAGAAGAGCCGTGGTGCGCTTCTTGACGGGAAAAAGGTTCTGTTACTCAGCTCTGGAGAACCGGAGGTGGCTTTGGGTTTCTCCTCTGTGTTCTGGAATACCTCCTGGACTGGTGGACAAGCACCCCATACCCTAGGGATGGTAGTGGACGCTGAGCATCCGGTCTTTTCTGAGTTCCCGACTGAGGATCATAGTGATTGGCAGTGGTGGGAGTTGGTACATGGCAGCAGTGCCATGGTTCTTGATGATCTTCCCCATGAGCTGTCCCCCATGGTACAGCCGATCGATACGTGGTTCAGGAGTCATAAGCTTGGATTGCTGTTTGAGTGTATGATTGGTCCGGGTAAGTTGATGGTCTGTAGCATGGATGTGAGCTCTGATCTGGAGCGCCGGATAGTTGCCCGGCAGATGTACCATTCAATACTTTCTTATATGCAGAGTGATCAGTTTGCTCCTAATTGCAATCTTACGCTCGAAGAAATTGCTTCATTGGCACGGAATGAGGATAAATGA
- a CDS encoding carbohydrate ABC transporter permease codes for MRKHSRLSAGAWVMNIVVWVGGAFMLLPFIWMVSSSFKTTEEIFQPATFLPKSLDGGNYARLFSSWPFSRWIINSLIVALFTTVLALVITSLAGYAFAKFRFKGRGKLFAVLLSSTMIPFPILVVPLFVVTSRLGMTNSLISLMLPFIAPPIGIFLMNQYASYVPNALLDSAKIDGAGDLRIFFQIALPIMVPALASLGIITFINSWNNFLWPLIAIRQELSMTLPIGMANMLTGVSAGSAPPYGPAMAASTLVCIPTVAIFLAVQKYYIRGLTAGAVKQ; via the coding sequence ATGAGAAAACACAGTCGTCTTTCAGCCGGTGCCTGGGTGATGAATATTGTGGTATGGGTTGGTGGTGCATTTATGCTGCTTCCCTTTATCTGGATGGTCAGCTCGTCATTCAAGACAACCGAGGAGATTTTCCAGCCGGCAACGTTCCTGCCCAAAAGCCTTGATGGCGGCAACTATGCAAGGTTGTTTTCTTCTTGGCCATTTTCTCGCTGGATTATCAACAGCTTGATCGTTGCATTGTTTACCACTGTACTGGCATTGGTGATCACAAGCCTGGCAGGCTATGCGTTCGCAAAGTTTCGCTTCAAGGGACGGGGAAAACTGTTTGCGGTACTGCTTTCCTCAACCATGATCCCCTTCCCCATTCTGGTGGTTCCCTTGTTCGTGGTTACCAGTAGGCTTGGAATGACCAATTCTCTGATTTCCTTGATGCTTCCCTTCATCGCTCCTCCCATTGGGATTTTCCTGATGAATCAGTATGCATCCTATGTCCCTAATGCGCTGTTGGATTCAGCGAAGATAGATGGTGCAGGGGATCTGAGGATATTCTTCCAGATTGCCTTGCCGATTATGGTGCCTGCCTTGGCAAGTTTGGGCATTATCACGTTCATTAACAGTTGGAACAACTTCCTCTGGCCCTTAATAGCCATTCGGCAGGAGTTGTCCATGACCCTCCCCATTGGTATGGCGAACATGCTTACCGGGGTATCGGCAGGGTCAGCGCCGCCCTACGGGCCGGCAATGGCTGCCTCGACGTTGGTTTGCATCCCTACCGTTGCAATCTTCCTCGCAGTGCAGAAGTATTATATACGAGGCCTGACAGCAGGTGCTGTCAAGCAATAA
- a CDS encoding sugar ABC transporter permease — protein MRTTLYKRTPYFFILPAYLVFLVFMFGPMIFSLVVSFFNWTGIKSPEFNGLDNLKGIATDSVFWLSVRNTLLYSAVSLFVVVPLSLLLALALDSPHLRGRLVVRAIYFAPIVTSTVAISQTFLMLFNTNFGLINKMLGVPIDWLGSRTLALIPVIVVIIWRWLGLTSIYFLAGLQGIDRELYDAAKVDGATTMQRFFSVTLPQLRPITFFVSMIILIGSMQIFDEPQILTGGGPSNATRSVVQYLYLRGFTQFRFGYASAIGLVLFIAIASFSAVQMRLRKESDL, from the coding sequence ATGCGCACGACGTTGTACAAGAGGACACCCTATTTCTTTATACTTCCAGCTTATTTGGTGTTCCTGGTCTTCATGTTTGGTCCGATGATATTCTCTTTGGTGGTCAGCTTTTTCAATTGGACCGGGATCAAGAGTCCTGAGTTCAATGGGTTGGATAATCTGAAGGGGATTGCCACCGATTCGGTGTTCTGGCTCTCTGTCAGGAATACCTTACTCTACAGTGCGGTAAGTCTTTTCGTCGTGGTTCCGCTCTCTCTTCTCCTGGCCCTTGCGCTTGATTCGCCCCACCTCCGTGGACGACTGGTGGTCAGGGCAATCTATTTTGCTCCTATCGTTACTTCTACGGTGGCAATCTCACAGACATTTCTGATGTTGTTCAATACAAATTTTGGCTTGATCAACAAGATGCTTGGTGTTCCCATCGACTGGTTGGGTTCACGTACACTTGCCTTGATTCCTGTCATCGTGGTGATCATCTGGCGCTGGTTGGGATTGACCAGTATTTACTTCTTGGCAGGGCTGCAGGGAATTGACCGGGAGCTCTATGATGCAGCGAAGGTTGATGGAGCAACAACCATGCAACGATTTTTCTCGGTAACACTCCCACAGCTCCGTCCGATCACATTCTTTGTCTCCATGATCATTCTCATTGGCTCGATGCAGATCTTCGATGAACCACAGATCCTTACCGGGGGTGGTCCTTCCAATGCAACCAGGTCAGTGGTGCAGTACCTCTACCTGAGAGGGTTCACACAGTTCCGCTTTGGCTATGCATCGGCAATTGGCCTGGTATTGTTTATTGCCATTGCCTCATTCTCTGCAGTGCAGATGAGGTTGAGAAAGGAGAGTGACCTATGA
- a CDS encoding ABC transporter substrate-binding protein — MKKCLSVLLVLVVGASLLMAGGAKEESITPKKGETVTIKMWTHDDLYRQFFQKRIDMMNENNPDYQIALDAQIMPNTITSLITASLAGEEMPDLIGVEQGWFPTLMEDNNVESFLVDLTDKIGDRYDDYVQGRWALYTHEGKIYGLESALTASVYYYQPAIFEKYGVDIPTTWEEYIEAGKELAKHGVKIGVMDNDASGIFSLMFLQRGGQFFDQEGNLVLGEGKNREAAIKVLDMLREALDANSLEVVLGNEFWGSSIPTAFSTGKVAGMVAPDWYNTSVLQPGVESMAGDWRVAPMPVWEDGSGYRTSVWGGTGFAITKSSKIKDIVWDVLDDAYMSLDGQLDRYKTINFYPTMYEALDSPAVTEEEHPFFGGQKIGAVFADVALETPPLWQSPARPFLLQAMVDNLPLFIDGNLSSSELVDTLVEITERDAQL; from the coding sequence ATGAAGAAATGCTTATCAGTATTACTTGTTTTGGTTGTAGGCGCTTCACTGCTTATGGCAGGTGGAGCAAAAGAAGAATCCATAACCCCAAAGAAGGGGGAGACAGTAACGATCAAGATGTGGACACACGATGATCTGTATCGTCAATTCTTCCAGAAACGTATCGACATGATGAATGAGAACAATCCTGACTACCAGATTGCACTCGACGCACAAATCATGCCGAATACGATTACCAGCTTGATCACCGCATCGCTTGCTGGGGAGGAGATGCCCGACTTGATCGGTGTTGAGCAAGGCTGGTTCCCTACCTTGATGGAGGACAATAATGTAGAGTCCTTCCTGGTTGACCTAACCGACAAGATTGGGGACCGCTACGACGATTATGTTCAGGGCCGTTGGGCACTGTACACCCATGAAGGGAAGATCTACGGGCTTGAGAGTGCGCTGACCGCTTCTGTGTATTACTATCAGCCGGCTATCTTCGAGAAGTACGGTGTCGACATTCCCACAACTTGGGAAGAGTACATCGAGGCAGGAAAAGAGTTGGCTAAGCATGGAGTCAAGATTGGTGTCATGGACAATGATGCCTCGGGAATTTTCTCCCTGATGTTCCTCCAGCGTGGCGGACAGTTCTTCGACCAGGAAGGAAACCTTGTCCTTGGTGAAGGAAAGAATAGGGAAGCAGCAATCAAGGTACTGGATATGCTTCGTGAGGCACTTGATGCCAATTCACTTGAGGTTGTCTTGGGCAATGAGTTCTGGGGTTCCTCCATCCCAACAGCGTTCTCAACGGGTAAGGTAGCCGGTATGGTTGCTCCTGACTGGTACAATACCTCGGTATTGCAGCCTGGTGTTGAGAGCATGGCAGGAGATTGGCGTGTAGCACCGATGCCGGTCTGGGAAGACGGCAGTGGTTACCGCACCAGTGTCTGGGGTGGTACCGGATTCGCCATTACCAAGAGTTCAAAGATCAAGGACATCGTGTGGGATGTGCTGGATGATGCATATATGTCCCTTGATGGTCAGCTGGATCGTTATAAGACGATCAACTTCTATCCCACGATGTACGAAGCTCTCGATTCCCCAGCGGTAACCGAGGAAGAACATCCGTTCTTTGGTGGTCAGAAGATCGGTGCAGTATTTGCTGATGTGGCGTTGGAGACACCTCCACTATGGCAGAGCCCAGCCCGTCCGTTCCTCTTGCAGGCAATGGTGGACAATCTTCCCCTGTTCATCGATGGCAATCTCTCATCCAGTGAGTTGGTTGATACATTAGTTGAAATCACTGAACGTGATGCACAGCTGTAA
- a CDS encoding AraC family transcriptional regulator, translated as MARIREKGEGFPKEKLYVIPRSMLDAFNANPALRGFVISDAGYFPHARYHLRQRLHGCEQNIFIYCEEGEGFVSIDGAVTHLSKGQAITIPERTAHLYGASKDHPWSIYWFHFAGDFSPTYVPRALSGRGIKIPHASQSVILGLFTQVFTPLSRGYTHRYLLAASSAAALILSLSYEQEYFTTDTLNVPGVRVIEDLIAYAQSHLTEEITLETFISRSQYSPSRIIQLFKEVTGYSPMAFVQHLRMQRACYYLDATPEPINRIAEYVGFTDQFYFSRVFKKIIGVSPREYRKVAHT; from the coding sequence ATGGCAAGAATTCGTGAGAAGGGAGAGGGCTTTCCCAAGGAGAAACTCTATGTGATCCCACGCAGTATGCTGGATGCATTTAATGCCAATCCAGCTCTACGTGGGTTTGTAATCTCTGATGCAGGGTATTTCCCCCATGCTCGATACCACCTCCGTCAGCGTCTGCATGGGTGCGAACAGAACATCTTCATCTACTGTGAAGAGGGCGAGGGGTTTGTCAGCATTGATGGAGCCGTAACCCATCTTTCCAAAGGACAGGCCATTACCATTCCAGAAAGAACTGCCCATCTCTATGGGGCAAGCAAGGATCACCCTTGGTCGATCTACTGGTTTCACTTTGCAGGTGATTTCTCCCCGACCTATGTCCCTAGAGCGCTTTCAGGGAGGGGTATAAAGATTCCGCATGCTTCCCAGTCGGTTATCCTGGGATTGTTCACACAGGTGTTCACCCCGCTCTCCAGAGGCTACACCCATCGCTACCTGCTTGCAGCAAGCAGCGCTGCTGCCCTGATACTCTCTCTCTCCTATGAGCAGGAGTATTTTACTACCGATACATTGAATGTTCCCGGGGTGCGGGTTATTGAGGATCTGATCGCCTATGCCCAGAGTCACCTGACCGAGGAGATAACCCTTGAAACGTTTATCTCACGATCCCAGTACAGTCCAAGTCGGATAATCCAGCTATTCAAGGAGGTGACCGGCTACTCTCCGATGGCTTTTGTACAGCACCTGAGGATGCAGCGTGCTTGTTACTATCTCGATGCCACTCCAGAGCCGATTAACCGCATTGCAGAGTATGTAGGATTTACTGACCAGTTCTATTTTTCTCGCGTTTTCAAGAAGATAATTGGGGTATCGCCTAGGGAATATAGAAAGGTTGCACACACATAA
- a CDS encoding AraC family transcriptional regulator has protein sequence MNYHSPGVLEPSKIFLYSASSRARSLFYYLLCIGHYHCSAEYLVARQRYDSFLLIYTLSGSGYVLQGGEYRSVGTGSIALLDCYQAHTYKASKEGWEILWMHIDGPTLRSWFSELSLGGEPVIQLLPSAYVVERNLYQIFSVFDKKETVNEARISQLITNVMTELYLARFAGEKTSSVDAIEEVLTYISMHIEQSLSVEDLARRANLSPYYFSRLFKQSTGFSPHEYMLNHRVANAKYLLRTTDFPIKKVASCCGFSTASSFCTNFKKRVGSSPLQYREGEKQHGKNS, from the coding sequence ATGAATTACCATAGTCCTGGGGTATTAGAACCTTCAAAAATTTTTCTTTATAGTGCCAGCAGTCGCGCACGGTCTCTTTTCTATTACTTGCTCTGCATTGGTCACTATCATTGTAGCGCTGAATATCTTGTTGCGCGACAGCGCTATGACAGTTTCCTGTTGATCTACACACTCTCCGGCTCTGGGTATGTCCTCCAGGGTGGGGAATATAGGTCGGTGGGGACAGGAAGCATCGCCTTGCTTGACTGTTATCAGGCGCATACCTACAAAGCATCGAAGGAAGGGTGGGAGATTCTCTGGATGCATATAGATGGGCCAACCTTGAGAAGCTGGTTTTCAGAGCTCTCTCTCGGGGGCGAACCGGTCATACAATTGCTTCCATCAGCGTATGTGGTTGAGCGCAACCTCTACCAGATATTCTCCGTATTTGACAAAAAGGAAACGGTCAATGAAGCACGGATTTCACAGTTGATCACAAATGTGATGACTGAACTCTATCTTGCCCGGTTTGCAGGCGAGAAGACCTCCAGCGTGGATGCCATTGAGGAAGTTCTTACGTATATATCGATGCATATCGAGCAATCATTGAGTGTCGAGGACCTTGCCAGGCGTGCAAATCTCAGTCCTTACTACTTTTCCCGGCTCTTTAAGCAGAGTACCGGGTTTTCCCCACATGAATACATGCTCAACCACCGGGTGGCGAATGCCAAATACCTCTTGCGTACCACTGATTTCCCGATCAAGAAGGTTGCTTCCTGCTGTGGGTTTTCCACAGCAAGTTCCTTTTGTACGAACTTCAAGAAACGGGTAGGTTCGAGTCCGCTGCAGTATAGGGAGGGGGAGAAGCAACATGGCAAGAATTCGTGA